Proteins encoded by one window of Mus musculus strain C57BL/6J chromosome 10, GRCm38.p6 C57BL/6J:
- the Ado gene encoding 2-aminoethanethiol dioxygenase, whose amino-acid sequence MPRDNMASLIQRIARQACLTFRGSSTGSEGPAPGFPENLSLLKSLLTQVRAEDLNIAPRKALPQPLPRNLPPVTYMHIYETEGFSLGVFLLKSGTCIPLHDHPGMHGMLKVLYGTVRISCMDKLDTGAGHRRPPPEQQFEPPLQPLEREAVRPGVLRSRAEYTEASGPCVLTPHRDNLHQIDAVDGPAAFLDILAPPYDPEDGRDCHYYRVVEPIRPKEASGSACDLPREVWLLETPQADDFWCEGEPYPGPKVLP is encoded by the coding sequence ATGCCCCGCGACAACATGGCCTCCCTGATCCAGCGCATCGCTCGCCAGGCGTGTCTCACCTTCCGCGGCAGCTCGACGGGCTCCGAAGGGCCGGCGCCGGGCTTCCCGGAGAACCTGAGCCTGCTCAAGAGCCTGCTGACCCAGGTGCGCGCCGAGGACCTCAACATCGCGCCGCGCAAGGCGCTGCCGCAGCCGCTGCCCCGCAACCTCCCGCCGGTCACCTACATGCACATCTACGAGACGGAGGGCTTCAGCCTGGGCGTGTTCCTGCTCAAGAGCGGCACGTGCATCCCGCTGCACGACCACCCGGGCATGCACGGTATGCTCAAGGTGCTGTACGGCACGGTCCGCATCAGCTGCATGGACAAGCTGGACACGGGGGCCGGGCATCGGCGGCCGCCGCCAGAGCAGCAGTTCGAGCCCCCGCTGCAGCCCTTGGAGCGGGAGGCCGTGCGACCGGGCGTGCTGCGTTCCCGGGCCGAGTACACCGAGGCCAGTGGGCCCTGCGTGCTCACTCCACACCGGGACAACCTGCACCAGATTGATGCCGTGGACGGGCCAGCTGCCTTCCTGGACATCCTGGCCCCACCCTACGACCCGGAGGACGGCCGGGACTGCCACTATTACCGTGTAGTGGAGCCCATCAGACCCAAGGAGGCTTCCGGCTCTGCCTGCGACCTTCCCCGAGAAGTGTGGCTCCTGGAGACACCACAGGCCGACGACTTCTGGTGCGAGGGAGAGCCCTATCCAGGCCCCAAGGTCCTACCTTGA